Within Spinacia oleracea cultivar Varoflay chromosome 4, BTI_SOV_V1, whole genome shotgun sequence, the genomic segment TATCACGAGAAAGTGAGTTCAGCACAGAATTTTTGCAGATGTATTCTTTCTGGAGCTGGGGAGAGCCAGACTCAAGAAATGAAGAACATAAGGAACTTCAAATGCTACTAAAGTAGGAAATGATGTGTGTGCACACATTTACAATATATGAACTGAATAGTATGTACAGTGAACCTTTACTGTAAATAGAAAAAAGCATGGTATTGAAGTctcatttgttgttgttgttgttgttgttgttgtttgtatgGTATTAAAGTCAGAAATGTGAAGCAAATACCACCTTCTTTGTTTAAATCAGTGACGTGTTCATCATATGAATAGGAACTGGAAAAGGAAGCATTCTTTTCTGCGAGCTGTACACACTATAGTTCTTTTTCCTTGTAATAAAACTATATATTTGATTTAGTTAATAATAGCTTTCTGTGAGTATTTGCAACGAATTGCAATGGTGATCTTTTACATGCACAGATGCAGAAGTAAGCTGCAATATACAGTTCAAATGAGGGAAGAAAGATAGGGAGAAGTACCTTCGATAAGGGCATCACGAACTTCTTCTGTTGTTACGTTAAGTGCTTTAAGAAGGATGGACAAGTTTTGAGACTTCTTTGGATCAATGATCTGTATATATTGTTGTTGAGAAGGATCATTTGAACGATTCCTATTCCCAGAATTCCTTTTGTCATCAGAACTATATCCAAACAGAGATTCTATCATCTCTTCGTTGAACCTGAAAAATTATGCAGATTACAATTATTCTGGTGAAAACGTAGCTTAGGATAGTATTTCAGAATATTGCAAAAGTAAACCAACATCACGATGGAGAGGGAATTCTGAACCCAACATCTTAAGCTAAACTTATTTCTCCTTCCCAATTTACATCTAACTGTGAGAAAAATCATTCAAAGAAGATACGAGGCGTTTTTGAGTCTTACTGGAATGATCCTGCTCGAATTTCATCCCACACCATTGACTGCTCAGGATTACCAACCACTTTATCCCAGAAGAATGGTTTTAGCTTTGTTCTTGGGGCATCAGGGTCACCTGCAGAGTCACTACCATCACCAGAAGCTGACCGTCCTCGGCTAGAAGGTCCTATAGCACCTGCTTTTGGAGGTGCAGGAGGAGGTCGAACAATTTTTGGTGGCGGTGGTGGCTGAGGTTTAGGCTttggtggtggaggtggtggtgcaGCTGGGATGGGAGGACATGATTCTACAGGAGTATGTTTCTGGGAAGGCAGCCCTTCAGCATTTCCAGGACTATGTTCGGGAATTCCAGCTAGGGAATTGCCATGTCCCTCTTGTTTTAGTGTTGAGTCATTGAAAGCTGTAATTTTTCCAACAGCCTTAATGTCAGAATTAGTCGAAAAACCTGGCCGGTTGAATTTTATGCACAATTCAGAAACATATACCAAAACTTAATTTAATGTTAAAAGATCACAGGAAGGAAGGTAAGAGGATCAAACACTTAGATTACCAGCAGAGTAGTCACTTGAACTTAATGTCAACAGAGGTCTGTCATCTTTCTGCATATCTTCATAGCAGCTGTGACCTCTCATCAGGCAACAAAATAACAGTAAGGCAAAAATGACAACAGCCCCTGCTATTGATGCAGCAACGGTTATCACTTTGTTCATGTCTTTGTTATGTTCTTCCCTTCCAGAAGTGGTTGGAGGATCCTCAACTTTCATAGGCGGAGGTGGTGAAAGAAGCAAATTAGGTGGTATGATAATTGGGTCGTTAAATATATCTGATGCTGGACCAGCAGCAGTACTGGAAGGTGCTGCATCAACAGTGTGAGAACATTAGCAAAAGATAGGATAGGATGGTAAAAGGACAAGCATTACAGACAGAAATGAAGTAACGTTATCTGAACTACCTTTGGGAGACTTGTCAGCCAAGAATCTTCTAGGAACACTATACTGATGAAAATGCAATTTAGCATGACTAGTACATCCATTTTGTTCAGTAAAACCAGGAAAAAGATGGTAACTCATTCTTAAGCAAACCAAAACAAGTTCTTGTAGGTTGGATTGCTGGGTAATCGTGGTTTCATGAGATCCTCTTTGTTTCAACCAAACTGCACTCGATCTAATGTCAATTTTATCAGCCTTGAATGACAAATACAAGACACATTCACCAAGTTCTTTCTTCATTTCTGCCAATTCTTTGGAGCAACTTTTCTGCATGTAGTCTGCCTGTTGACAGAATATCTATttaagtttcaagttcaataagTATAcacaattataataaatgtttgaGAGAAACTAGTGAGCGTAATATGACAGTTAGACAACAGTTTAAAATGTGTCAAAACCCTTGCACACATCAAGACCTATCTTTGAGCAAGGTTGTGTACAAATCTATAAGATCAGTCAACCTCTCAGATACCATACATGAGATTTCTACGTCAAAGAGATCCATCATAGGAATATATCATTCGACGTAGTGAAAAACCAGTGAATGTGAGGCTTATGATGCCCAATGAACGTGCTTCTGTCTGAGTTAAGATATACAGAAGAAAAATACATATTAAACGATCTCTACATTTATGGGAAATGAAACTGTACATGCAGTGGTGCGTTTATAATTGCACAGAGCCTCACTATCTCTAAAGCAGATACTTCCAGTGAATCTCTGTTCACCATGTGTGAGATCATATAGCAAGCGCGAATCTGGGTAAAATAGGAGCTCTTTAAAACACTGAAGAAACCTTTCAGTCGAAATTCCACCAAGCACATTCGAATATAAGAAGAGCAAGCTGGCTAAGCCACTTTGTAAGGATCTGCGCATCCTCTTCATACTTACTTCATAACATCATCCAAATGTTTACTGCTCAAGCCAAGAGGCTGGTGATCACCTTATATGCTTACTTACAACAAGTTGTGTCATGGATTTATCAAGGATGCAGGCAGGTAAATAATATAATCGCAAAACCCTGAAAAACCAAACTGTGACCTCTCAAGAACACCATTCTACCTCCCCCTCCACCCAATCCCCGTTCCCCACCTACCAAAGAAAGAACTCCTTCCCCTCTTTACCATCTACTCATTCTCTGTCCACCATTTTGTCTTTCCATTCAATTAGAaagaaactttttttttttttacgtgcaCTTCTAACAGAAACCAGTAACTAGTTAGCTCAAAGCAAGAATTACAAGGCCGTTATACCAACCACAAAATCTATCAACATATTAAATATTAAGCAACTATAGTAGTCAAATCTATGTATTCACATTATACATTGGAAGACAACTTCCTAGTCAGAagcattgaaaaaaaaaaggcaaGTTTCAAACATCATCTTTCATTATAAGTTATGTTATTCGGACTCAGGTACATGTCATAAGAGTCCGACTCTGCTATTTCTTAAACAAATTCCACCGTGTTGACCCAAAAGGATGTGTCAAAGTGTCCTACCTATTTAGGATGGTTGAGCATCCAAGACGAGTTCTTGAGATAAAATAAAGagttcgaataaaataagaatacAAGTACAATGAAACCATCATTAACAATCAACTAATCATGACACATCCAACCTAATAGCATACAATTCAGCAAATACACAATCAAACACCCTACAATAGTTAACCAATGCAAAAAACATGTGTTGAAATCATAAGCATACCCATTGTCTCTTGAGCTCCAATTGAGGATATTCGAACCCGTAACTGCGAAATATTCTTGTAAAACTTTTTCCTTCCAAGAAACTACACGGGAAAAGAAAAATTGCTACAAAAATAATGATACAATTGAGTCTTCTCATTTCTATGAAtcaccaaattattaatattccactcccattttctttttttcatCTCATCTATTAAAACTTTCTCGTACACAATTTTACCCCAAAATAATCATATAATTTGCTGAAAATCAcacaattcaaaattccaatcTCCCTGTAATCAAATTCGACAGCATTGCATCAAATCATGCCCtttttttgttcttcaagtGCAACAATTC encodes:
- the LOC110802307 gene encoding formin-like protein 3 isoform X1, with the translated sequence MRRLNCIIIFVAIFLFPCSFLEGKSFTRIFRSYGFEYPQLELKRQWADYMQKSCSKELAEMKKELGECVLYLSFKADKIDIRSSAVWLKQRGSHETTITQQSNLQELVLVCLRMSYHLFPGFTEQNGCTSHAKLHFHQYSVPRRFLADKSPKAPSSTAAGPASDIFNDPIIIPPNLLLSPPPPMKVEDPPTTSGREEHNKDMNKVITVAASIAGAVVIFALLLFCCLMRGHSCYEDMQKDDRPLLTLSSSDYSAGFSTNSDIKAVGKITAFNDSTLKQEGHGNSLAGIPEHSPGNAEGLPSQKHTPVESCPPIPAAPPPPPPKPKPQPPPPPKIVRPPPAPPKAGAIGPSSRGRSASGDGSDSAGDPDAPRTKLKPFFWDKVVGNPEQSMVWDEIRAGSFQFNEEMIESLFGYSSDDKRNSGNRNRSNDPSQQQYIQIIDPKKSQNLSILLKALNVTTEEVRDALIEGNELQTELLQTLLRMAPTQEEELKLRLFNGDVSQLGPAERFLKVLVDIPFSFRRMDSLMFMMTFKEEVSSIKESFVTLEVACDELKKSRLFLKLLEAVLKTGNRMNDGTYRGGAQAFKLDTLLKLADVKGTDGKTTLLHFVVQEIIRSEGLKAMRAAKENRSISSVKTEDSFDDPTFDPSEHYHTLGLQVVSGISCELENIKKAAVIDSDVLTSTVSKLGQSLIKVKNFLDNEMCSPEKETGFYSVLESFVKHSEGEVTWLQEEEKRISGLMRKTADYFHGNAGREEGLRLFSIVRDFLLMLDKICTELRQSYAKLARNSSKESSLKRTSLDQHQSMQDMRQKLFPAIADRRVDDSTSDSDDD
- the LOC110802307 gene encoding formin-like protein 3 isoform X2; amino-acid sequence: MRRLNCIIIFVAIFLFPCSFLEGKSFTRIFRSYGFEYPQLELKRQWADYMQKSCSKELAEMKKELGECVLYLSFKADKIDIRSSAVWLKQRGSHETTITQQSNLQELVLVCLRMSYHLFPGFTEQNGCTSHAKLHFHQYSVPRRFLADKSPKAPSSTAAGPASDIFNDPIIIPPNLLLSPPPPMKVEDPPTTSGREEHNKDMNKVITVAASIAGAVVIFALLLFCCLMRGHSCYEDMQKDDRPLLTLSSSDYSAAFNDSTLKQEGHGNSLAGIPEHSPGNAEGLPSQKHTPVESCPPIPAAPPPPPPKPKPQPPPPPKIVRPPPAPPKAGAIGPSSRGRSASGDGSDSAGDPDAPRTKLKPFFWDKVVGNPEQSMVWDEIRAGSFQFNEEMIESLFGYSSDDKRNSGNRNRSNDPSQQQYIQIIDPKKSQNLSILLKALNVTTEEVRDALIEGNELQTELLQTLLRMAPTQEEELKLRLFNGDVSQLGPAERFLKVLVDIPFSFRRMDSLMFMMTFKEEVSSIKESFVTLEVACDELKKSRLFLKLLEAVLKTGNRMNDGTYRGGAQAFKLDTLLKLADVKGTDGKTTLLHFVVQEIIRSEGLKAMRAAKENRSISSVKTEDSFDDPTFDPSEHYHTLGLQVVSGISCELENIKKAAVIDSDVLTSTVSKLGQSLIKVKNFLDNEMCSPEKETGFYSVLESFVKHSEGEVTWLQEEEKRISGLMRKTADYFHGNAGREEGLRLFSIVRDFLLMLDKICTELRQSYAKLARNSSKESSLKRTSLDQHQSMQDMRQKLFPAIADRRVDDSTSDSDDD
- the LOC110802307 gene encoding formin-like protein 3 isoform X3 — protein: MQKSCSKELAEMKKELGECVLYLSFKADKIDIRSSAVWLKQRGSHETTITQQSNLQELVLVCLRMSYHLFPGFTEQNGCTSHAKLHFHQYSVPRRFLADKSPKAPSSTAAGPASDIFNDPIIIPPNLLLSPPPPMKVEDPPTTSGREEHNKDMNKVITVAASIAGAVVIFALLLFCCLMRGHSCYEDMQKDDRPLLTLSSSDYSAGFSTNSDIKAVGKITAFNDSTLKQEGHGNSLAGIPEHSPGNAEGLPSQKHTPVESCPPIPAAPPPPPPKPKPQPPPPPKIVRPPPAPPKAGAIGPSSRGRSASGDGSDSAGDPDAPRTKLKPFFWDKVVGNPEQSMVWDEIRAGSFQFNEEMIESLFGYSSDDKRNSGNRNRSNDPSQQQYIQIIDPKKSQNLSILLKALNVTTEEVRDALIEGNELQTELLQTLLRMAPTQEEELKLRLFNGDVSQLGPAERFLKVLVDIPFSFRRMDSLMFMMTFKEEVSSIKESFVTLEVACDELKKSRLFLKLLEAVLKTGNRMNDGTYRGGAQAFKLDTLLKLADVKGTDGKTTLLHFVVQEIIRSEGLKAMRAAKENRSISSVKTEDSFDDPTFDPSEHYHTLGLQVVSGISCELENIKKAAVIDSDVLTSTVSKLGQSLIKVKNFLDNEMCSPEKETGFYSVLESFVKHSEGEVTWLQEEEKRISGLMRKTADYFHGNAGREEGLRLFSIVRDFLLMLDKICTELRQSYAKLARNSSKESSLKRTSLDQHQSMQDMRQKLFPAIADRRVDDSTSDSDDD